From one Gammaproteobacteria bacterium genomic stretch:
- the ampE gene encoding regulatory signaling modulator protein AmpE: protein MSLIIILLALLVERVAGFIHPIRDHHWFEHYSQKICEMMRKNAYLSLPLSLIPVLAVVLVVHVFLAGPTFIGFGWASWIFDLIVLVYCLGNTHLKAQIRECYEQIELGNIESARALLLEHFDVVHEGEISASILMKAMYRASLQRIFSILFWFTVLGPVGAVLYRFMQKLSVYEFEETMNKVKTLSSNVTFVLDWIPARLLALSFCLAGHFMDVFVEWQRTFKVGIKETYQVLYHCGHKAIGGDIESDSVSQPPHAAVVAQIDEAYHLICRSLFIWLVALALVILF from the coding sequence ATGTCATTAATCATTATTCTATTGGCCTTATTGGTCGAAAGAGTGGCAGGTTTTATTCATCCGATTCGAGATCATCACTGGTTTGAGCATTATTCTCAAAAAATATGCGAAATGATGCGAAAAAATGCTTATTTAAGTTTGCCATTAAGCCTTATTCCCGTTCTTGCAGTGGTGCTTGTAGTGCATGTTTTTCTGGCCGGCCCGACTTTTATTGGTTTTGGTTGGGCAAGTTGGATTTTTGATTTAATTGTATTAGTTTACTGTTTAGGCAATACCCATTTGAAAGCTCAGATACGCGAGTGTTATGAACAAATTGAACTGGGTAACATCGAAAGTGCTAGAGCGCTACTTTTAGAGCATTTTGATGTCGTGCATGAAGGCGAAATTTCTGCGTCAATATTAATGAAAGCGATGTACCGCGCTTCTTTGCAGCGAATATTCTCTATTTTATTTTGGTTCACGGTATTAGGCCCGGTTGGAGCGGTTCTTTATCGTTTTATGCAAAAGCTTTCAGTCTACGAGTTTGAAGAAACAATGAATAAAGTGAAGACGCTATCAAGCAATGTCACGTTTGTTTTAGATTGGATTCCAGCGAGATTATTAGCACTAAGTTTTTGTTTGGCAGGCCACTTTATGGATGTTTTTGTCGAATGGCAGAGAACTTTTAAAGTGGGTATCAAGGAAACCTACCAAGTTTTATATCACTGTGGGCATAAAGCGATTGGCGGAGATATTGAGAGCGATAGCGTTTCTCAACCACCACACGCGGCTGTTGTAGCACAAATTGATGAAGCTTATCATCTTATCTGCCGCTCACTCTTTATTTGGTTGGTAGCATTAGCATTGGTAATCTTGTTTTAA
- the ampD gene encoding 1,6-anhydro-N-acetylmuramyl-L-alanine amidase AmpD, with translation MSFKIDVSHGILSPVRPALSPHCDARPEGGSIDLLVIHSISLPPGVFGESYIEDLFLDRLPAAEHPYFETIAGLKVSAHLLIRRDGEVVQFVPFHLRAWHAGQSDFQGRSACNDFSIGIELEGTDDIPYEDIQYQQLAEITRCLMKVYPNIHAKSIVGHEDIAPGRKTDPGPLFDWPRYYGLIGA, from the coding sequence ATGTCTTTTAAAATTGATGTTTCACACGGGATTTTATCTCCGGTCAGGCCAGCACTTTCTCCACATTGTGATGCGCGGCCAGAGGGGGGATCAATAGATCTATTGGTAATACATAGTATTAGCTTGCCACCCGGTGTATTTGGCGAAAGTTATATTGAAGATTTGTTTTTAGATCGTTTGCCAGCAGCCGAACATCCTTATTTTGAGACGATTGCTGGGTTAAAAGTCTCGGCACATCTTTTAATTCGGCGCGATGGCGAAGTGGTGCAGTTCGTGCCTTTTCATTTGCGCGCTTGGCATGCCGGCCAATCGGACTTTCAAGGACGCTCTGCGTGCAATGATTTCTCAATTGGAATTGAGCTTGAAGGCACAGATGATATCCCCTATGAAGATATACAATACCAGCAGTTGGCTGAAATTACGCGTTGCCTGATGAAGGTTTATCCTAATATTCACGCCAAAAGCATCGTCGGCCATGAAGATATTGCTCCTGGCCGTAAAACTGATCCCGGTCCGCTCTTTGATTGGCCGCGGTATTATGGTCTAATAGGAGCCTAA